One part of the Streptomyces lydicus genome encodes these proteins:
- a CDS encoding NUDIX domain-containing protein: MAIKDTPEEWTVTASTTPFTGNKTSVRTDTVVMPDGHTVTRDYQVHPGSVAVVALDDEGRVLVLRQYRHPVRQRLWEIPAGLLDVPGENPLHAAQRELYEEAHVKAEDWRVLTDVYTTPGGCDEAVRIFLARDLSEAEGERFEVSEEEADMELARVPQQELVRGALAGELHNNCLVVGVLALTAAQAGEGLDALRPADAPWPARPFAS; the protein is encoded by the coding sequence ATGGCGATCAAGGACACCCCGGAGGAGTGGACGGTCACCGCCTCCACGACGCCGTTCACCGGGAACAAGACCAGCGTGCGCACCGACACGGTCGTCATGCCGGACGGGCACACCGTCACCCGCGACTACCAGGTCCACCCCGGTTCCGTGGCCGTGGTCGCGCTCGACGACGAGGGCCGGGTGCTGGTGCTGCGCCAGTACCGCCACCCCGTGCGCCAGCGGCTCTGGGAGATCCCCGCCGGGCTGCTGGACGTCCCCGGCGAGAACCCGCTGCACGCCGCGCAGCGCGAGCTGTACGAGGAGGCGCACGTCAAGGCGGAGGACTGGCGGGTGCTGACCGACGTCTACACCACGCCGGGCGGCTGCGACGAGGCGGTACGGATCTTCCTGGCCCGTGATCTCTCGGAGGCCGAGGGCGAGCGGTTCGAGGTCTCCGAGGAGGAGGCCGACATGGAGCTGGCGCGGGTGCCGCAGCAGGAGCTGGTGCGCGGCGCGCTCGCCGGCGAGCTGCACAACAACTGCCTGGTGGTGGGGGTGCTGGCGCTCACCGCGGCGCAGGCCGGGGAGGGCCTGGACGCGCTGCGGCCGGCCGACGCCCCCTGGCCGGCCCGCCCCTTCGCGTCCTGA
- a CDS encoding tetratricopeptide repeat protein translates to MTEQAVGGGHLPPEAVAEPAAAAPERQTPRSRRPDQDVARPAVPASAPAPSAGGFAGRRRELTALHADIARAGLDTLSGRKGARSRVLLIAGRPGSGRTALAEELLRELAGGYPDGVLRATLTGPAGQVAGTARTARDLLTALGEPVVPGAPEDQLTERLRGALAGRRALLFLDDAPGADEVEPLLPDAPDCLVVVVSRGPLTGIPDVRPCTLGGLDSAACVEILARYAGPTRITVDPRTAESVGEECGGQPAALVLAGAWLAARPKCSVADLSQALRAVPVPADVPGGARPLYRAFHLAHAALPPSAARILRLTALAPAGLVDAHTASALAGCSVAAAGTALGDFAALGLLRPVTEDGTVPGVPAPDAAGQPQYRLPGCLDPFVRALLHAHERPAEIQLARARMLERTVRLLQSCRAMGEPAGAPARQQVAGLPRALRFGSEDAAAHWLRSRRGALLDAARIAVADGELDTLDRRLMATLTRTLLVHQGAEAAAADLYALHGLVLQVAERRGLAREKAAALLNLADLDGQAGRTAQAATRYRAALEAARSVKDPVATGRALESLGDTYAELGDGQRAADWYGRALELRLARGEAADAARLHGRIGEALGRAGRWEEALRQWRAAARTYRRLGEPAGQARATGGLALVQERAGRPEEALRTCREALEMARRAGDGRLEGTLQLRIADTLGRLGDPAAARLHRSVGEQLLEDNPL, encoded by the coding sequence GTGACGGAGCAGGCGGTGGGCGGGGGACACCTCCCGCCCGAGGCGGTGGCGGAGCCGGCCGCGGCGGCGCCGGAGCGGCAGACCCCGCGGTCCCGCCGCCCCGACCAGGACGTCGCCCGCCCCGCCGTACCCGCGAGCGCCCCCGCACCGTCGGCCGGCGGGTTCGCCGGGCGCCGCCGCGAGCTGACGGCGCTGCACGCCGACATCGCCCGGGCCGGGCTGGACACCCTCTCCGGCCGCAAGGGCGCCCGCAGCCGGGTGCTGCTGATCGCCGGCCGCCCCGGGTCCGGGCGCACGGCACTGGCCGAGGAACTGCTGCGCGAGCTGGCCGGCGGCTACCCCGACGGGGTGCTGCGGGCCACCCTGACCGGGCCCGCGGGTCAGGTGGCCGGCACCGCCCGTACCGCGCGTGACCTGCTGACCGCGCTCGGCGAGCCGGTGGTGCCGGGCGCCCCCGAGGACCAGCTGACCGAGCGGCTGCGCGGTGCGCTCGCCGGGCGCCGGGCGCTGCTCTTCCTGGACGACGCCCCGGGCGCCGACGAGGTCGAACCGCTGCTCCCGGACGCCCCGGACTGCCTGGTCGTGGTGGTCTCCCGGGGCCCGCTGACCGGCATCCCGGATGTCCGGCCGTGCACCCTGGGCGGTCTGGACAGCGCGGCCTGCGTCGAGATCCTCGCCCGGTACGCCGGACCGACCCGGATCACCGTCGACCCGCGCACCGCCGAGAGCGTCGGCGAGGAGTGCGGCGGCCAGCCCGCCGCGCTGGTGCTGGCCGGCGCCTGGCTCGCCGCCCGCCCCAAGTGCTCGGTGGCCGATCTGAGCCAGGCGCTGCGGGCCGTCCCGGTACCGGCGGACGTCCCCGGCGGCGCCCGCCCGCTGTACCGCGCCTTCCACCTCGCCCACGCGGCGCTGCCGCCGTCCGCGGCCCGCATACTGCGGCTGACCGCCCTCGCCCCGGCCGGCCTCGTGGACGCGCACACCGCCTCCGCGCTGGCCGGCTGCTCGGTTGCCGCGGCCGGCACGGCGCTCGGTGACTTCGCCGCGCTCGGCCTGCTGCGGCCGGTCACCGAGGACGGCACGGTCCCCGGGGTCCCGGCGCCGGACGCGGCCGGGCAGCCGCAGTACCGCCTCCCCGGCTGCCTCGATCCGTTCGTGCGCGCCCTGCTCCACGCGCACGAACGGCCCGCCGAGATCCAGCTGGCCCGCGCCCGGATGCTGGAGCGCACCGTACGGCTGCTGCAGTCGTGCCGGGCGATGGGCGAGCCGGCCGGCGCGCCGGCCCGGCAGCAGGTCGCCGGCCTGCCCCGCGCGCTGCGCTTCGGCTCCGAGGACGCCGCCGCGCACTGGCTGCGCAGCCGCCGCGGCGCACTGCTCGACGCCGCCAGGATCGCCGTCGCGGACGGTGAACTCGACACCCTGGACCGGCGGTTGATGGCCACGCTCACCCGGACGCTGCTCGTGCACCAGGGCGCCGAGGCCGCCGCGGCCGACCTGTACGCGCTGCACGGACTGGTGCTCCAGGTCGCCGAGCGGCGCGGGCTGGCGCGCGAGAAGGCCGCCGCGCTGCTGAACCTCGCGGACCTGGACGGGCAGGCGGGCCGGACCGCCCAGGCCGCCACCCGCTACCGGGCCGCGCTGGAGGCGGCCCGCTCGGTGAAGGACCCGGTCGCCACCGGCCGGGCACTGGAATCGCTGGGAGACACGTATGCCGAGCTGGGTGACGGGCAGCGGGCCGCCGACTGGTACGGACGGGCGCTGGAACTGCGGCTGGCCCGCGGCGAGGCGGCGGACGCGGCGCGCCTGCACGGCCGGATCGGCGAAGCGCTCGGCCGCGCGGGGCGGTGGGAGGAGGCGCTCCGGCAGTGGCGGGCGGCCGCCCGCACGTACCGCAGGCTCGGCGAGCCGGCCGGCCAGGCCCGGGCGACGGGAGGGCTGGCCCTGGTCCAGGAGCGGGCGGGGCGGCCCGAGGAGGCGCTGCGGACCTGCCGGGAAGCCCTGGAGATGGCCCGCAGAGCGGGCGACGGACGGCTGGAGGGGACCCTCCAGCTGCGGATTGCGGACACCCTCGGCCGGCTCGGCGATCCAGCAGCGGCACGGCTCCACCGCTCGGTCGGGGAGCAGCTCCTCGAAGATAACCCTCTGTGA
- the ald gene encoding alanine dehydrogenase, protein MKVGIPREVKNNEFRVAITPAGVNELVRHGHQVFIEKDAGLGSSITNEEYVSAGATILDTADEVWGTADLLLKVKEPIAEEYHRLRKDQTLFTYLHLAASRECTDALLESGTTAIAYETVETAGRQLPLLAPMSEVAGRLAPQVGAYHLMRQAGGRGVLPGGVPGVQAGKAVVIGGGVSGWNAVQIAVGLGFHVTLLDKDINKLREADKIFGTKVQTIVSNAYELEKAVVEADLVVGAVLIPGAKAPKLVTNELVAKMKPGSVLVDIAIDQGGCFEDSRPTTHAEPTFTVHNSVFYCVANMPGAVPNTSTHALTNATLPYIVELANRGWVEALRRDPALAKGLNTHDGKVVYPSVAEALGLECTELRTLLG, encoded by the coding sequence GTGAAGGTCGGCATCCCCCGCGAGGTCAAGAACAACGAGTTCCGCGTGGCCATCACGCCCGCCGGAGTCAACGAACTCGTCCGCCACGGCCACCAGGTGTTCATCGAGAAGGACGCCGGTCTCGGCTCCTCCATCACGAACGAGGAGTACGTCTCCGCCGGTGCCACCATCCTCGACACCGCTGACGAGGTCTGGGGCACCGCTGACCTGCTGCTGAAGGTCAAGGAGCCGATCGCGGAGGAGTACCACCGCCTCCGCAAGGACCAGACGCTCTTCACCTACCTGCACCTGGCCGCCTCCCGTGAGTGCACGGACGCCCTGCTGGAGTCCGGCACCACCGCCATCGCCTACGAGACCGTCGAGACGGCCGGCCGTCAGCTGCCGCTGCTCGCCCCGATGTCCGAGGTCGCGGGCCGGCTCGCCCCGCAGGTCGGCGCGTACCACCTGATGCGCCAGGCCGGCGGCCGCGGCGTGCTGCCCGGTGGCGTCCCCGGCGTGCAGGCGGGCAAGGCCGTCGTCATCGGTGGTGGCGTCTCCGGCTGGAACGCCGTGCAGATCGCCGTGGGCCTCGGCTTCCACGTCACGCTGCTCGACAAGGACATCAACAAGCTCCGCGAGGCCGACAAGATCTTCGGCACCAAGGTGCAGACGATCGTCTCCAACGCCTACGAGCTGGAGAAGGCCGTCGTCGAGGCCGACCTCGTCGTCGGTGCCGTCCTGATCCCGGGTGCCAAGGCCCCCAAGCTGGTCACCAACGAGCTCGTCGCCAAGATGAAGCCCGGAAGTGTCCTTGTCGACATCGCCATCGACCAGGGCGGCTGCTTCGAGGACTCCCGTCCCACCACGCACGCCGAGCCGACCTTCACCGTCCACAACTCGGTCTTCTACTGCGTCGCCAACATGCCCGGCGCGGTGCCGAACACCTCCACCCACGCCCTCACCAACGCCACGCTGCCCTACATCGTGGAGCTGGCGAACCGCGGCTGGGTCGAGGCGCTGCGCCGTGACCCGGCGCTGGCGAAGGGTCTGAACACGCACGACGGCAAGGTGGTCTACCCCTCCGTCGCCGAGGCCCTCGGTCTCGAGTGCACCGAACTGCGCACCCTGCTCGGCTGA